One window of the Longimicrobium sp. genome contains the following:
- a CDS encoding S8 family peptidase, with amino-acid sequence MKRAFPLFLAGVTGLSACSDLSPVATGLGANSPVSLNASAAPEEIVPGQIIVRFRPGAARSEIAQQHRARKKDDMLLERTEILEVPVGEEVAIAAQLSKNPNVEFAEPDAIMRVGPCETSVSCDLPDGDIALWKWDLHNPGTMDMTLQGYGIVTTGKVDADMDWAETYDYLGPNFAGSATIAILDTGIRTTHPAFAGKIIGGRRFLADTTTVGKTNITDDQGHGSHVAGIAASRADVRIPGVAYGTNIKLLIGKVCNSAGSCPNSATANAIVWAADNGANVINMSLGSFGGNPDGTGSAAQQAAMQYALSKEALPVCATGNDDNKPNGYTGGIGYPARFPECMAVGATNWSDTKASYSNYGAQIEISAPGGDSNPKNTAASFILAPLHSSNSYTWKTGTSMATPQVAGLAALLYATGMTRAADVRARMIQTADDVEAPGWDNRTGAGRINVYRAVTGKDPSAPPVAVPGSGYAGNKGVAVQFDGSASNDPNGKPVTFAWNFGDPASGAANTSTLASPAHTYLRAGSYTVTLTVKDAAGLATTTTTTAVIANIAPNVSGIAGATLLPGERYTAAGSFSDADPDTWTATVDYGDGAGPQGLALSGKSFSLSHVYTTAGTHTVLVTVADDDGGAGTGSASVTVLTAQQGIQATLLAPVAASGMGSGTVTALSATLQAARESLDRGNRTAATQQLEAFINQVDAQVRSGRMTAAMGAELSAAATRVIASINR; translated from the coding sequence ATGAAGCGTGCTTTCCCGCTGTTCCTGGCTGGCGTCACCGGCCTGTCCGCCTGTTCGGACCTCAGCCCCGTGGCCACCGGCCTGGGCGCCAATTCGCCCGTTTCGCTGAACGCCTCGGCCGCGCCCGAGGAAATCGTCCCCGGCCAGATCATCGTCCGCTTCCGCCCGGGCGCCGCCCGCTCGGAAATCGCGCAGCAGCACCGCGCCCGCAAGAAGGACGACATGCTGCTGGAGCGCACCGAGATCCTCGAGGTGCCGGTGGGCGAAGAGGTGGCCATCGCCGCGCAGCTGAGCAAGAACCCCAACGTGGAGTTCGCCGAGCCCGACGCCATCATGCGCGTGGGCCCCTGCGAAACGTCGGTGAGCTGCGACCTGCCCGACGGCGACATCGCCCTGTGGAAGTGGGACCTGCACAACCCCGGCACCATGGACATGACCCTCCAGGGCTACGGCATCGTCACCACCGGCAAGGTGGACGCCGACATGGACTGGGCCGAGACGTACGACTACCTGGGCCCCAACTTCGCGGGCTCGGCAACCATCGCCATCCTGGACACGGGCATCCGCACCACGCACCCGGCGTTCGCGGGCAAGATCATCGGCGGCCGCCGCTTCCTGGCCGACACCACTACCGTCGGCAAGACCAACATCACCGACGACCAGGGACACGGATCGCACGTGGCCGGCATCGCCGCCTCGCGCGCCGACGTCCGGATCCCGGGCGTGGCCTACGGCACCAACATCAAGCTGCTCATCGGCAAGGTGTGCAACTCGGCGGGCAGCTGCCCGAACTCGGCCACGGCCAACGCGATCGTGTGGGCGGCCGACAACGGCGCCAACGTGATCAACATGAGCCTGGGCAGCTTCGGCGGTAACCCCGACGGCACCGGCTCGGCGGCGCAGCAGGCCGCCATGCAGTACGCGCTGAGCAAGGAAGCGCTCCCCGTGTGCGCCACCGGCAACGACGACAACAAGCCGAACGGCTACACGGGCGGCATCGGCTACCCGGCCCGCTTCCCCGAGTGCATGGCCGTGGGCGCCACCAACTGGAGCGACACCAAGGCCAGCTACAGCAACTACGGCGCGCAGATCGAGATCTCGGCGCCCGGCGGCGACAGCAATCCCAAGAACACCGCGGCGAGCTTCATCCTGGCGCCCCTGCACTCCAGCAACAGCTACACCTGGAAGACGGGCACCTCGATGGCCACTCCGCAGGTGGCCGGCCTGGCCGCCCTGCTGTACGCCACGGGAATGACCCGCGCCGCCGACGTCCGCGCCCGCATGATCCAGACGGCGGACGACGTGGAAGCGCCGGGATGGGACAACCGCACGGGCGCCGGCCGCATCAACGTGTACCGCGCGGTTACCGGCAAGGACCCCAGCGCGCCGCCGGTCGCGGTCCCGGGGAGCGGCTACGCCGGCAACAAGGGCGTCGCGGTGCAGTTCGACGGCAGCGCCTCGAACGACCCCAACGGCAAGCCGGTGACCTTCGCGTGGAACTTCGGCGACCCGGCCTCCGGCGCCGCCAACACCTCCACCCTGGCCAGCCCCGCGCACACCTACCTGCGCGCCGGCTCGTACACGGTCACGCTGACGGTGAAGGACGCGGCCGGGCTGGCGACCACCACCACCACCACGGCCGTGATCGCCAACATCGCCCCCAACGTTTCGGGGATCGCCGGCGCCACGCTGCTTCCGGGTGAGCGCTACACGGCGGCCGGCTCGTTCTCCGACGCCGACCCGGACACGTGGACGGCGACCGTGGACTACGGCGACGGCGCGGGGCCGCAGGGGCTGGCGCTGAGCGGCAAGTCGTTCTCGCTCAGCCACGTCTACACCACCGCCGGCACCCACACCGTGCTCGTGACGGTGGCCGACGACGACGGCGGCGCGGGCACCGGCAGCGCGTCGGTGACGGTGCTGACGGCGCAGCAGGGCATCCAGGCCACGCTGCTCGCCCCGGTGGCGGCCAGCGGGATGGGCTCCGGCACGGTAACCGCGCTCTCGGCGACGCTGCAGGCCGCCCGCGAGTCGCTGGACCGCGGCAACCGCACCGCCGCGACGCAGCAGCTGGAGGCCTTCATCAACCAGGTCGACGCGCAGGTGCGCTCGGGCCGGATGACGGCGGCCATGGGTGCGGAGCTTTCCGCCGCCGCCACCCGCGTGATCGCCAGCATCAACCGGTGA
- a CDS encoding DnaA ATPase domain-containing protein yields the protein MTAPQDPRFTFDSFVVGPDNRMAAAAARRAAESPRTAYNPLFIHGVGGAGKTHLLRAVGTLAATLQPDMHVVYLTADQLVDRVSAAVGAGAVEALRDELLDADMLLLDEAHQLAGRARTQEELVSLWDELEQRAQIVVAAEGASPELPGVDDALRACFTRGLAVDLPPADDEARTQIARNAARQRGIELAPSAAEQIARLPVDGAAGLIAAVERVGAAQAERGEALVDEELAAVAQPEPSTAPGDEFSSFLFDISATVEEIVETAPWRRKLAEAILRWEGEGVRTRRLEEALEADTAPDL from the coding sequence ATGACCGCTCCGCAGGACCCGCGCTTCACCTTCGACAGCTTCGTCGTCGGCCCCGACAACCGGATGGCCGCCGCCGCGGCTCGCCGCGCCGCCGAAAGCCCGCGCACCGCCTACAACCCGCTGTTCATCCACGGCGTCGGCGGGGCCGGCAAGACGCACCTGCTGCGCGCCGTCGGCACGCTGGCGGCCACGCTGCAGCCCGACATGCACGTGGTCTACCTGACGGCCGACCAGCTGGTGGACCGCGTGTCGGCCGCCGTGGGCGCCGGCGCGGTAGAGGCGCTGCGCGACGAGCTGCTGGACGCCGACATGCTGCTGCTGGACGAGGCGCACCAGCTGGCCGGGCGCGCCCGCACCCAGGAAGAGCTGGTTTCGCTCTGGGACGAGCTGGAGCAGCGCGCCCAGATCGTGGTGGCCGCCGAGGGCGCCAGCCCCGAGCTGCCCGGCGTGGACGACGCGCTGCGCGCCTGCTTCACCCGCGGCCTGGCGGTGGACCTTCCCCCCGCCGACGACGAGGCGCGCACCCAGATCGCCCGCAACGCCGCCCGCCAGCGGGGCATCGAGCTGGCCCCCTCGGCCGCCGAGCAGATCGCCCGCCTTCCCGTGGACGGCGCCGCCGGGCTGATCGCCGCCGTGGAGCGCGTGGGCGCGGCGCAGGCCGAGCGCGGCGAAGCGCTGGTGGACGAGGAGCTGGCCGCCGTCGCGCAGCCGGAACCGTCCACGGCGCCGGGCGACGAGTTCAGCTCCTTTCTCTTCGACATCTCCGCCACGGTGGAAGAGATCGTCGAGACCGCCCCGTGGCGCCGCAAGCTGGCCGAGGCCATCCTGCGCTGGGAGGGCGAGGGCGTGCGCACCCGCCGCCTGGAAGAGGCGCTGGAGGCCGACACCGCGCCGGACCTGGA